One Fuerstiella marisgermanici DNA window includes the following coding sequences:
- the nusA gene encoding transcription termination factor NusA — MNGDEIKRIVDAIHRDKAIDKEIVFEGIEQAILSAARKHFSEEEVLEVRIDRDTGEPSLTCDGALLEPELIGDLLGRISAQTAKQVMIQRIREAERDAQYEEFQDLKSQLVTGAVTRVDRGTVIVNLGKVEAILPRSEQINKENYRVGDRVRAIVLDVKKAGSRVRVILSRTHADFVRRLFEVEIPEVNDRIIETRSIAREAGHRSKVAVSSSDAAIDCVGACVGVRGARIRSIVEELNGERIDIVRWNDSLQILVPNALQPAEVEDVILCPMLGKVIVLVRDDQLSLAIGRRGQNVRLASKLCGWDINVMTQESLDEQLDISIEAFSAVPRMPADLCENLVSQGFFTFDDLSVIEPDELLDMGGLTQEDVETIIEFADVESLRIEKEEIAEAAARKLNPPPTPEQKRVADEKAAAAKAEAEAETEAAAPEGEPAAEETAQQAEDASEPAASESKEDSAAGADEPAADGEAPAADGGEETPVVEAAEGDSADSDTPAVPDGEAGEDEPEPDAAEEKSE; from the coding sequence ATGAACGGCGACGAAATCAAAAGGATTGTGGACGCGATTCATCGCGACAAAGCAATCGACAAGGAAATCGTCTTCGAAGGCATTGAGCAGGCCATTCTGTCGGCCGCTCGTAAGCACTTTTCGGAAGAAGAAGTGCTTGAAGTGCGCATCGATCGCGATACAGGCGAACCATCGCTGACGTGTGATGGTGCGCTGCTTGAGCCGGAGTTGATTGGTGACCTGCTGGGGCGAATTTCAGCTCAAACCGCCAAGCAGGTGATGATTCAGCGCATCCGCGAAGCAGAACGCGATGCTCAATACGAAGAATTTCAAGACCTAAAAAGTCAGCTCGTCACCGGTGCAGTCACGCGTGTCGACCGAGGCACGGTTATTGTTAATCTGGGCAAGGTTGAGGCTATTCTTCCTCGCAGCGAGCAGATCAATAAAGAAAATTACCGCGTGGGCGACCGAGTGCGAGCGATCGTACTGGACGTCAAGAAGGCGGGTTCTCGAGTCCGGGTCATTTTGTCGCGAACGCACGCTGACTTCGTTCGGCGATTGTTTGAAGTCGAAATCCCGGAAGTAAACGACCGCATTATCGAAACTCGATCCATCGCTCGCGAAGCCGGACATCGCTCGAAGGTGGCGGTGTCGTCATCCGACGCTGCGATCGACTGTGTGGGTGCGTGCGTGGGCGTGCGTGGGGCGAGGATTCGGAGCATTGTTGAAGAGCTGAACGGAGAACGGATTGACATCGTTCGCTGGAATGACAGCCTTCAAATTCTTGTCCCGAACGCTCTGCAGCCAGCTGAAGTTGAGGACGTGATTCTTTGCCCCATGCTGGGTAAAGTGATCGTGCTGGTTCGCGACGATCAATTGTCGCTAGCCATTGGGCGTCGCGGCCAAAATGTTCGATTGGCATCCAAGCTTTGCGGCTGGGACATCAACGTGATGACTCAGGAATCGCTGGATGAGCAGCTGGATATCTCAATCGAAGCGTTCAGTGCGGTTCCGAGAATGCCCGCCGATTTGTGTGAAAACCTCGTTTCGCAGGGCTTCTTCACGTTCGACGACCTGTCTGTGATCGAACCAGATGAATTGCTGGACATGGGCGGCCTGACTCAGGAGGACGTGGAGACGATTATTGAGTTCGCAGACGTCGAAAGCCTGAGAATCGAAAAGGAAGAAATCGCGGAGGCAGCGGCTCGAAAACTGAATCCTCCACCGACACCAGAACAAAAGCGAGTGGCCGACGAAAAAGCGGCTGCTGCCAAGGCAGAAGCGGAAGCCGAAACAGAAGCGGCTGCACCAGAAGGCGAGCCTGCTGCTGAGGAAACCGCACAGCAAGCTGAGGATGCATCAGAGCCAGCTGCGAGTGAGTCTAAGGAAGATTCAGCGGCGGGGGCTGACGAGCCAGCTGCCGACGGTGAGGCACCTGCAGCCGATGGTGGTGAAGAGACGCCCGTGGTGGAAGCGGCTGAAGGCGACAGTGCTGATAGCGATACGCCGGCAGTCCCGGATGGCGAAGCTGGCGAAGACGAACCAGAGCCTGATGCGGCTGAGGAAAAGAGTGAATGA
- a CDS encoding DUF1501 domain-containing protein, whose protein sequence is MNQNALNHLVASAQRRTFLRQSSAGIGLGVLASLFGQTARAAETDRWQGVVQPLHFAPKAKRVIHLCMAGGPTHLETLDYKPKLAEMDGKPIPESFTKGKPIAQLQGRELKCMGPQHPFAKFGQSGQQICSLFPHMGSIADDICIVNSLQTEAINHDPAHTFMNTGSSIPGRPSMGSWINYGLGCETDDLPGYVVLTSLGKFGQAQPIAARQWHSGFIPSRFQGVEFRSTGDPVLYVNNPAGISRDQQQQIVTSVNKLNRLQADLTQDPETATRIGAYETAFRMQASVPELMDMTKEPKSVLDMYGTEGADGSFTANCLLARRLAERGVRFVQLYHRAWDHHGGVKKAMVGTAGEVDQGAAALIKDLKQRDMLKDTLVIWGGEFGRTPMAQGSGRDHHIRGFSCWMAGGGIKGGMTHGATDDLGYEAVEDVVHVNDFHATLLHLLGIDHTRLTFKFQGRNFRLTDVAGHVVQKILA, encoded by the coding sequence ATGAACCAGAACGCTCTCAACCACCTTGTCGCCAGCGCGCAACGCCGTACTTTTCTCCGGCAATCGTCCGCCGGTATCGGACTCGGCGTTCTCGCGTCGCTGTTTGGTCAGACAGCACGCGCCGCTGAAACCGATCGCTGGCAAGGCGTCGTGCAGCCGCTGCATTTTGCGCCGAAGGCGAAACGCGTGATTCACTTGTGCATGGCGGGCGGGCCGACTCATCTGGAGACGCTGGACTACAAGCCGAAGCTGGCGGAAATGGACGGCAAGCCGATTCCGGAATCCTTCACCAAAGGCAAGCCGATCGCTCAGTTGCAGGGGCGAGAACTCAAGTGCATGGGGCCGCAGCATCCCTTCGCGAAGTTCGGCCAATCCGGCCAGCAGATCTGTTCGCTGTTTCCGCACATGGGAAGCATTGCCGACGACATTTGCATAGTCAATTCGCTGCAAACCGAAGCTATCAACCACGACCCGGCTCACACGTTTATGAACACGGGCAGCAGCATCCCCGGCCGCCCCAGCATGGGATCGTGGATCAACTATGGTCTCGGCTGCGAAACTGATGACCTGCCAGGTTACGTGGTCCTGACATCGCTCGGGAAGTTCGGCCAGGCTCAGCCCATTGCCGCGCGCCAATGGCACAGCGGCTTTATTCCCAGCCGTTTTCAGGGGGTTGAATTTCGGTCCACCGGCGACCCGGTCCTTTACGTCAATAATCCGGCCGGGATATCGCGAGACCAACAGCAGCAGATCGTGACTTCGGTGAATAAGCTCAACCGCTTGCAGGCCGACCTGACTCAGGATCCCGAAACGGCGACTCGTATCGGGGCCTATGAAACCGCCTTCCGCATGCAGGCGAGCGTGCCTGAATTGATGGACATGACCAAAGAACCCAAAAGCGTGCTGGACATGTACGGGACTGAGGGAGCCGACGGTTCGTTCACCGCCAATTGTCTGCTGGCTCGACGATTGGCAGAACGAGGCGTACGGTTTGTGCAGCTTTATCATCGGGCGTGGGACCACCATGGCGGCGTGAAGAAGGCGATGGTTGGCACGGCTGGCGAAGTCGATCAGGGAGCCGCCGCGCTGATTAAGGATCTAAAACAGCGAGATATGCTGAAGGACACGCTGGTGATCTGGGGTGGGGAGTTCGGGCGGACGCCGATGGCTCAGGGCAGCGGTCGAGACCACCATATTCGCGGGTTCAGCTGCTGGATGGCGGGCGGAGGCATCAAAGGGGGAATGACTCACGGAGCCACCGACGATCTCGGCTACGAAGCCGTCGAAGACGTCGTCCACGTGAACGATTTCCACGCCACGCTGCTGCATCTGCTGGGCATCGACCACACCAGACTCACATTTAAGTTTCAGGGCCGAAACTTCCGCCTGACGGACGTGGCGGGCCATGTGGTTCAGAAAATTCTGGCGTAG
- the ruvB gene encoding Holliday junction branch migration DNA helicase RuvB — MARETTIRQFDDDDADDKLDGASSGGSGAGDPPNIAGAFEDAPDQPEYDDELRPSRLNDVVGQAAVVERIRILLDAARKRNEPLGHLLLDGPPGLGKTTLAMVIPKELGTDFQITAGPSLSAPKDLLPYLTNASEGSVLFIDEIHRLPPAVEEFIYPAMEDFRVDITLGDGLNARTINMQLQPFTIIGATTRTGMLTAPLRDRFVSREHLSFYMLDELTTIICRNARKLRTEISEDAAAEIALRSRGTPRKANNWLRWCRDYADARRDGTISLEVARHALQMKGVDDRGLEELDRQYLETIMTVFNGGPAGVQAIAHTMNIPADTLEDEIEPYLLREGLIQRSPRGRIATMDAWLHVGRTPPDDLRPGDGPPGALF; from the coding sequence ATGGCCAGGGAAACCACAATTCGGCAATTCGACGACGACGACGCTGACGATAAGCTCGACGGCGCTAGCAGCGGCGGCTCCGGTGCGGGCGATCCACCGAATATCGCCGGGGCCTTCGAGGACGCTCCTGATCAGCCGGAATACGATGACGAACTTCGACCATCACGGCTTAACGACGTGGTCGGGCAGGCTGCCGTGGTCGAACGGATTCGCATTCTGCTTGACGCGGCTCGAAAACGAAACGAACCGCTGGGCCACCTGCTTCTGGACGGTCCGCCGGGGCTGGGCAAGACGACTCTGGCCATGGTCATCCCCAAAGAACTGGGAACGGACTTCCAGATCACCGCGGGCCCGTCGCTGAGTGCCCCGAAAGATCTTCTGCCGTATTTGACCAACGCCAGCGAAGGATCGGTTCTGTTTATCGATGAAATCCATCGGCTGCCGCCAGCCGTTGAGGAATTCATCTATCCGGCGATGGAAGATTTTCGCGTCGATATTACTTTGGGCGACGGTCTGAATGCTCGCACAATCAATATGCAATTGCAGCCGTTCACCATCATCGGCGCCACAACGCGCACGGGGATGCTGACGGCTCCACTGCGCGATCGGTTTGTCAGTCGCGAACATCTTAGCTTTTACATGCTGGATGAACTCACAACGATCATTTGCCGCAACGCTCGCAAGTTGCGCACGGAAATCAGTGAGGACGCGGCCGCGGAAATTGCTTTGCGTTCACGAGGCACGCCGCGAAAGGCCAACAACTGGCTGCGTTGGTGTCGCGACTATGCGGACGCCAGAAGAGACGGGACGATCAGCCTTGAGGTGGCTCGTCACGCGCTGCAGATGAAAGGCGTTGATGATCGCGGGCTGGAGGAGTTGGACCGCCAGTATCTTGAAACGATCATGACGGTGTTCAACGGCGGCCCTGCTGGCGTGCAGGCGATCGCTCATACGATGAACATCCCGGCCGACACGCTGGAAGACGAGATCGAACCCTATCTGCTGCGAGAAGGATTAATTCAGCGTTCGCCGCGTGGTCGAATTGCAACCATGGACGCATGGCTGCATGTGGGCCGAACCCCGCCAGACGACTTGCGGCCCGGAGATGGCCCTCCAGGGGCTCTGTTTTAA
- the infB gene encoding translation initiation factor IF-2 — MKIRIFALARELGLDSKVLLGLCDEAGVPLRNALATITPEEKDQIVAFIKNRDSKDGPKEKTPESLTPTRDLNAGKVRDIQVLPPKVSRSVEEPEPQPEPEPAAAETPDAADVAELPEVVAAETEATKPSEAEEVAAEAVASPAEAETVEAAPVAEEESADTDAPEEEETPEAAAPVAEAEAAQPEQAESESAPEASSPAAKRAPEPAPKAPQKAASPLQRMKSPARREMKPIASVKDREQAAEPPRGKEKPSRPLVAAPPTYQAPVVKAKPKKSTEKAMKPDISLENIVDRSSPLADQLRQLKKVRAEHEGDTRPGQAGGKRQGARKGSLLKELRESREKARSEKRIRRKKRTSHVDLKTSAQIEFPITVRNLSEAIGRPAKSIMGYFFQDGKMVTINDELGEEDALEVAMELGVDLEIKRGRDIEAELLASLDHDDDEDTMEWRPPIITILGHVDHGKTTLVDRLRSANVAAGEAGGITQHIAAYQIEHDEQALTFVDTPGHAAFGEMRARGANVTDIIVLVIAADDGVMPQTEECISHAKNAGVPIIVALNKMDLPEVDDQKTLQQLAQHDMLPSEWGGEYEVIRTSGETGLGLDELVETIQLTAELHEYRANPDRRAVGACLEAFRDEGRGVIAWLIVQKGTLKVGDDVLCGTTYGRIRAIYDDQDNEISEAGPSRPVKVAGLNEVPTAGVHFFVMEDIEEARQVAETRLHEGRAEVLSTRGKPRTLEDILSAAREGEGMQTLPLIVKADSPGSLEAIRGELGKFEHPEVQVAIIHQGVGGVNESDVYLASAADAIIIAFHVVAEDRAEQLAEKEGVEIRRYNIIYEVTEQIRLSLEGMLRPEKKEVTTGRAIVLQTFSVSRFGTIAGCRVINGTISRDNRVHVVRDNAVLNDYRLSSLKREKDDVKEVREGMECGIRLDGFNDVKEGDLLEAFRIDEIQRTLS, encoded by the coding sequence TTGAAGATTCGTATCTTTGCTTTGGCCAGAGAACTTGGCCTCGACAGCAAGGTTTTGCTCGGACTCTGCGATGAAGCAGGAGTTCCTCTTCGTAATGCGCTGGCCACGATAACGCCGGAAGAGAAAGATCAGATTGTCGCATTCATAAAGAATCGCGACTCGAAAGACGGGCCAAAAGAGAAAACGCCCGAATCGCTCACCCCAACTCGCGATCTCAACGCGGGCAAAGTTCGCGACATTCAGGTGCTGCCACCTAAAGTCAGCCGCTCCGTTGAGGAGCCTGAGCCGCAGCCAGAGCCAGAACCGGCCGCGGCTGAAACGCCCGACGCTGCAGACGTGGCGGAATTGCCCGAGGTTGTTGCGGCCGAAACTGAAGCGACTAAGCCGTCTGAAGCTGAGGAAGTCGCCGCTGAGGCGGTTGCGAGCCCGGCTGAAGCTGAAACTGTTGAGGCTGCTCCTGTTGCCGAGGAGGAATCGGCTGATACGGACGCGCCGGAAGAAGAAGAGACACCTGAAGCCGCCGCCCCTGTGGCTGAGGCGGAAGCTGCGCAACCTGAGCAGGCAGAGTCCGAATCTGCACCAGAAGCCAGTTCCCCAGCCGCGAAACGCGCGCCGGAGCCAGCTCCAAAGGCACCGCAAAAAGCTGCTTCGCCACTGCAGCGCATGAAGAGCCCCGCTCGACGCGAAATGAAGCCAATTGCTTCGGTTAAAGATCGTGAGCAGGCTGCGGAACCGCCGCGAGGCAAAGAAAAGCCTTCTCGCCCACTGGTCGCTGCGCCGCCGACGTATCAAGCGCCAGTCGTTAAGGCCAAGCCTAAGAAATCCACCGAGAAGGCGATGAAGCCGGATATCTCGCTGGAGAATATTGTTGACCGGTCCAGTCCGCTGGCGGATCAGTTGCGTCAGTTGAAAAAGGTGCGTGCCGAGCACGAAGGCGATACGCGTCCTGGCCAGGCCGGCGGAAAACGGCAGGGGGCTCGTAAGGGGTCGCTGCTGAAGGAACTGCGTGAATCTCGTGAGAAAGCTCGCAGTGAAAAACGCATTCGCCGGAAAAAGCGAACCAGCCACGTCGATCTGAAGACCAGTGCTCAAATTGAGTTTCCGATCACGGTACGAAATTTGTCGGAAGCTATCGGTCGTCCTGCCAAGTCCATCATGGGCTACTTCTTCCAGGATGGCAAAATGGTCACCATCAACGACGAACTGGGCGAAGAAGACGCGCTGGAAGTCGCGATGGAGCTGGGTGTCGACCTGGAGATCAAACGCGGCCGCGATATCGAAGCCGAACTGCTGGCATCGCTGGACCACGACGATGACGAGGACACGATGGAATGGCGTCCGCCAATCATCACCATTCTCGGCCATGTGGACCACGGTAAGACAACGCTGGTCGACCGACTTCGCAGTGCCAATGTTGCCGCCGGTGAAGCGGGCGGTATTACTCAGCACATCGCTGCTTATCAGATTGAACACGATGAGCAGGCACTAACGTTTGTTGACACGCCTGGCCACGCGGCGTTCGGAGAAATGCGTGCTCGCGGAGCAAACGTGACCGACATTATCGTGCTGGTCATTGCTGCTGACGACGGCGTGATGCCTCAAACGGAAGAGTGTATCAGCCACGCCAAGAACGCTGGCGTTCCAATCATCGTCGCGTTGAACAAGATGGACCTGCCAGAGGTCGACGACCAGAAAACGCTGCAGCAACTGGCTCAACACGACATGCTGCCATCAGAATGGGGCGGCGAATACGAAGTCATTCGCACCTCAGGCGAAACAGGATTGGGCCTGGACGAACTGGTCGAAACCATCCAGTTGACGGCCGAACTGCACGAGTACCGAGCCAATCCGGATCGTCGCGCGGTCGGTGCGTGTCTGGAAGCGTTCCGTGACGAAGGTCGTGGCGTCATTGCATGGCTGATTGTTCAAAAGGGAACTCTGAAAGTTGGCGACGACGTGTTGTGTGGGACCACTTACGGCCGCATCCGAGCGATCTACGACGATCAGGACAACGAAATTTCAGAAGCTGGCCCGTCTCGACCTGTGAAGGTGGCGGGGTTGAACGAAGTGCCAACGGCTGGCGTCCACTTCTTCGTGATGGAAGACATCGAAGAAGCGCGGCAGGTCGCGGAAACTCGCCTGCACGAAGGCCGAGCCGAAGTGCTTTCCACACGTGGCAAGCCACGAACTTTGGAAGACATTCTGAGTGCTGCTCGCGAAGGCGAAGGCATGCAGACACTGCCACTGATCGTGAAAGCAGACTCTCCCGGTTCACTCGAAGCCATTCGAGGCGAACTCGGCAAGTTTGAACATCCTGAAGTACAGGTGGCGATCATTCATCAGGGTGTCGGCGGCGTCAACGAAAGCGATGTCTACCTGGCCAGCGCGGCCGATGCCATCATCATCGCGTTCCATGTAGTTGCTGAAGATCGAGCCGAGCAGTTGGCAGAAAAAGAAGGCGTGGAGATTCGACGGTACAACATTATCTACGAAGTGACGGAGCAGATTCGCCTGTCCCTGGAAGGCATGTTGCGGCCAGAGAAGAAGGAAGTCACCACCGGGCGAGCCATCGTGCTGCAAACATTCAGTGTCAGCCGTTTTGGGACGATCGCCGGGTGTCGAGTGATCAATGGCACCATCAGCCGTGACAATCGTGTTCATGTCGTTCGCGACAATGCGGTATTGAACGACTATCGGTTAAGTTCACTGAAACGCGAGAAGGATGACGTGAAAGAGGTTCGGGAGGGCATGGAATGCGGTATCCGACTGGATGGCTTTAACGACGTAAAGGAAGGCGATCTGCTGGAAGCGTTTCGCATTGACGAGATTCAAAGAACGCTGTCCTAA
- a CDS encoding acyl-CoA desaturase: MTESLPYVAAPAAPLPNLRGEVIETPAATRPYRINWGRAVVVVTVHTLALAAFLPAMFSWTGLALVAIGHHLFGMLGVTLCYHRMLTHRSLQTPKWFERTLATLGVCCLQDTPARWVAIHRMHHQHSDKQDDPHSPAAGFVWGHLGWLLYQNGDHHTLTNCDRYAHDVLRDRYYFWLERGINGMLVYLIHAALFFAAGFAVGSTFFGGTAAGVQFGLSLLVWGVLVRTVVVWHGTWAVNSISHVFGYRNYETREDSRNNWLIAMFSHGEGWHNNHHAKPRCANNRHKWWEFDLTYQVIRGLRFAGLATNVVELEEDKPVVGGDSLLPS; encoded by the coding sequence ATGACCGAATCGTTGCCCTACGTGGCAGCACCCGCCGCACCGCTCCCGAACCTTCGCGGCGAAGTGATTGAAACTCCGGCGGCCACCCGTCCGTATCGCATCAATTGGGGGCGTGCAGTCGTTGTCGTGACCGTCCATACTCTGGCGTTAGCGGCCTTCCTGCCAGCCATGTTTAGCTGGACTGGTTTAGCTCTGGTGGCGATCGGCCATCACTTGTTCGGCATGCTTGGCGTGACACTGTGTTATCATCGCATGTTGACTCATCGTTCACTCCAAACTCCCAAATGGTTCGAACGGACTCTGGCAACACTGGGCGTTTGCTGCCTGCAGGATACGCCTGCCCGCTGGGTCGCCATTCACCGGATGCACCATCAACATTCAGACAAACAGGACGATCCTCATTCGCCTGCCGCTGGGTTCGTCTGGGGACACCTTGGCTGGCTGCTGTACCAAAACGGCGATCACCACACGCTCACTAACTGCGATCGATATGCTCACGATGTGCTACGAGACCGCTATTATTTCTGGCTGGAACGCGGCATCAACGGCATGCTGGTGTACCTGATTCACGCGGCACTGTTTTTTGCAGCCGGATTCGCTGTTGGCTCAACCTTTTTCGGCGGCACAGCTGCGGGAGTTCAGTTTGGGCTTAGCCTTCTGGTCTGGGGCGTCCTTGTGAGAACGGTAGTCGTGTGGCACGGAACGTGGGCAGTTAATTCGATTTCCCATGTGTTCGGCTATCGCAACTACGAAACACGCGAAGACAGCCGTAATAACTGGCTGATTGCGATGTTCTCGCATGGAGAAGGGTGGCACAACAATCACCACGCCAAACCTCGTTGCGCCAACAATCGACACAAGTGGTGGGAATTCGACCTGACCTACCAGGTGATTCGCGGACTACGGTTCGCAGGCCTGGCGACTAACGTCGTCGAACTGGAAGAGGACAAACCCGTAGTCGGCGGCGATTCTTTACTGCCGAGTTAG
- the rbfA gene encoding 30S ribosome-binding factor RbfA, which produces MSSRRTARVASVIREVVSVCILQELRDPRIQNVTVLGADVSPDLRYATVRISVMGTPKEKSLTLHGLNSARGYLQSKVADRVKTRYTPELRFEIDHGIQKSFEATRILNEVLTDPEDEADNEEQPPAT; this is translated from the coding sequence ATGTCATCACGCCGCACAGCCCGAGTCGCTTCCGTCATTCGCGAAGTCGTGAGCGTCTGTATTCTTCAGGAACTGCGCGATCCGCGGATCCAGAACGTGACCGTGCTGGGTGCTGACGTCAGCCCGGATCTGCGTTACGCAACCGTGCGGATTTCTGTCATGGGGACTCCTAAAGAGAAATCACTCACATTGCATGGACTGAATTCGGCGCGAGGTTACCTGCAGTCGAAAGTCGCTGACCGTGTCAAAACCCGCTATACTCCCGAACTGCGTTTCGAGATCGATCATGGAATTCAGAAATCGTTCGAAGCGACGCGAATTCTGAATGAAGTCCTGACCGATCCGGAAGACGAAGCTGACAACGAAGAACAACCACCGGCCACTTAA
- a CDS encoding tetratricopeptide repeat protein produces MMILRPSQFAISAVLVVLMSGPASLCVTPAAADETPAPSPEKPAPVAGDEPAAAKSDSDAKQPDKELSVPRQPGDDATRELKDPLRKPDGAKKRAMAAYMAGVAAQKNGKLDDALKAYAKAAEADPTAAEPVKAHALLLMRLGRIEQAEQMARKAIELDKNDFETRIQLAILMLASRDPAAAATLIEEALNSSTLEHNSPQFVSIHSVRGRLYIQVGDAGKAAESYKVILNALERPEDFGLDFREHQKLMTDRVTGYDTVGKVMLEVGRYDDAKSAFSALARVNEDRPGEYHYWLALTQYRMDELDKAIKNLDRYFETNERSRDSLQLLSDLYDAKSESSKVTARLEELAVDTNDAVTVKLFLGDRLVNKGDTDAATKVYREIIDSTADADAYLGLIRVDIAKQDAASLLKSVQKALRARIQIQELAPLLALIANDPGFGKKVVDEAVASLQDSATEQHPTATFFYSELATAESLDLPEQEEALLKATLDQNPELAVGIEAMTRLGRLQYLQDKPAEAVDTFRKLLAVPGLPANNQAMALYLLAAAEEQNKNYEGAIEVLQSALKLAPENPLFTYQLGWTQLRAEKLSDAEQTLKQAVQHSVARGDTERQGASRLLLAALYTQMARWDEAIAEYNELLSMPEITPEHLRRGRTALSNAYVQKGDMKNGERILEEVYAESPDDPGVNNDLGYLYAEQNKKLEQAEKMIQIAVKAEPDNPAYLDSLGWVLYRLGKHEEALEALTKATSDPDYRDSTIIDHLGDVQKALGQMDEAKKSWQEALEVEQKAAIPDQSVVDRLTKKLAE; encoded by the coding sequence ATGATGATACTCCGCCCCTCGCAATTTGCGATCTCAGCAGTGCTTGTCGTTCTCATGAGCGGCCCGGCCAGTCTTTGCGTGACACCGGCTGCAGCTGATGAAACCCCCGCTCCTTCGCCAGAAAAGCCAGCGCCCGTTGCCGGTGATGAACCCGCAGCCGCAAAATCAGATTCTGACGCGAAGCAGCCCGACAAAGAGCTGTCCGTGCCTCGCCAACCGGGCGACGACGCGACACGCGAACTGAAAGATCCTCTGCGCAAACCTGACGGTGCAAAGAAACGTGCCATGGCGGCGTATATGGCCGGCGTGGCGGCTCAGAAAAATGGAAAGCTGGACGACGCCTTAAAAGCGTATGCCAAGGCTGCCGAAGCAGACCCGACCGCTGCCGAACCCGTCAAGGCGCACGCGCTATTGTTAATGCGACTGGGCCGCATTGAACAGGCGGAACAGATGGCTCGCAAAGCCATCGAACTGGACAAAAACGATTTCGAAACTCGCATCCAGCTTGCGATTTTGATGCTGGCCAGTCGCGATCCAGCGGCTGCGGCCACGTTGATCGAAGAGGCTCTGAATTCCAGCACGTTAGAGCATAATTCGCCGCAATTTGTCAGCATACATTCTGTGCGAGGCCGGCTTTATATTCAGGTGGGTGACGCTGGGAAAGCGGCTGAGAGTTACAAGGTGATCCTGAACGCTTTGGAACGACCGGAAGACTTTGGCCTCGATTTTCGAGAACACCAAAAACTGATGACCGACCGCGTGACTGGTTACGACACAGTCGGGAAGGTGATGCTTGAGGTCGGTCGCTACGACGATGCGAAGTCGGCGTTTTCGGCGCTGGCTCGAGTCAACGAAGATCGCCCGGGCGAATATCACTACTGGCTGGCTCTAACTCAGTATCGAATGGATGAGCTCGACAAAGCTATCAAGAACCTTGATCGGTATTTCGAAACTAACGAACGCAGTCGCGACTCACTTCAGTTACTGAGCGATCTGTATGACGCCAAATCGGAATCGTCGAAAGTGACCGCCCGGTTGGAAGAACTGGCGGTAGATACAAACGACGCGGTAACGGTGAAGCTGTTTTTGGGGGATCGACTGGTCAACAAAGGAGACACCGACGCAGCCACAAAAGTCTATCGCGAAATTATCGATTCGACGGCGGACGCCGATGCCTATCTGGGATTGATTCGTGTCGACATCGCGAAGCAGGATGCCGCATCATTGCTAAAGAGCGTGCAAAAGGCGCTGCGAGCACGCATTCAGATTCAGGAACTGGCGCCACTGCTGGCTCTGATCGCCAACGATCCGGGCTTTGGAAAGAAAGTTGTCGATGAAGCGGTCGCGTCGTTACAGGACAGCGCGACAGAACAACATCCCACGGCGACATTCTTCTACAGTGAACTGGCAACGGCGGAATCGCTGGACCTGCCGGAGCAGGAGGAGGCCCTGCTTAAGGCGACGCTGGATCAGAATCCCGAGTTGGCTGTGGGCATCGAAGCGATGACCCGTCTGGGACGGCTTCAGTACCTGCAGGACAAGCCAGCGGAGGCTGTCGATACATTTCGAAAACTATTGGCGGTGCCCGGACTTCCAGCCAATAACCAGGCGATGGCGCTATACCTGCTTGCCGCAGCTGAAGAGCAGAACAAGAACTACGAAGGTGCCATCGAGGTCCTGCAGTCAGCGTTGAAGCTGGCCCCGGAAAACCCATTGTTCACGTACCAGCTCGGCTGGACTCAGTTACGAGCAGAAAAGTTGTCGGATGCTGAACAGACCCTGAAGCAGGCTGTGCAACATTCTGTGGCCAGGGGAGACACAGAACGCCAAGGCGCGAGCCGCTTGCTGCTGGCAGCGCTATACACTCAGATGGCTCGATGGGATGAGGCCATCGCCGAATACAACGAACTGCTTTCCATGCCCGAAATCACTCCGGAACACCTGCGACGCGGTCGCACGGCATTGTCCAATGCCTATGTGCAGAAGGGCGATATGAAAAACGGCGAACGAATTCTTGAAGAAGTGTACGCCGAAAGCCCGGACGATCCCGGCGTCAATAACGACCTGGGTTATCTGTATGCTGAGCAAAACAAAAAGCTGGAGCAGGCAGAGAAAATGATCCAGATCGCTGTGAAAGCGGAACCGGACAACCCTGCGTATCTGGACAGCCTCGGATGGGTCCTGTATCGACTTGGTAAGCATGAGGAAGCTCTGGAAGCGTTAACCAAAGCGACGTCGGATCCGGACTACCGCGATTCTACAATTATTGATCACTTGGGAGACGTTCAGAAGGCACTCGGCCAAATGGACGAAGCTAAGAAGTCGTGGCAGGAAGCGCTGGAAGTCGAACAAAAAGCAGCGATTCCCGATCAGTCTGTTGTCGACCGATTGACGAAGAAACTGGCTGAGTAA